ATTTTAGGTGTCTCCAGAAGCTTTTAGTAAACCCTAGGTAAATGCATAAAAAAAGTTTTGCCAAGAATAGAGATTGGATAATCATAATCCATCTTATGAATACAAGTTGTTTTCCAGTCAATCCTATTAGAGTTAAATAAACGAATTAGACGTGCGCTTCATTCTACTAATGGTCACCAATGAAGAAGCaagaataatgttttaaaattgtgaCTTCAATTTCAAATGAACCTTGATCATTGCTACAAATTGTGGTCACTGAAACAACCGTCTAATTCTAATGAATCTTAAATTTGTATCACTGTTGACATGGCATTTTGCAGCAATCCATAAGCTAGAGATAACTCAaggttttttaattaaatcaagtAGTACGACGACTGACAGGAAAGAAGATTTCAGCATGAGGTGAAGACTGTTCTAGGATATCGACCTCCACCCTCAAGCCAGTTGATGAATGAATAGTGGAtccaatttgaaaaatattaaaaggaaaaaaaaaaatcagatattCCTAGTTAGCCAAGAATACGGCCTAAAACTTGCAGTTGAGTACGCCTACGGTGTTGCTAAAAGCTTTTACAAGACTTATAGATAGTCCTCTCTCCATAAGCTAACATTTGTAGTTGAGTCATCCAATCCATTTCTTGTACGATACACAACCTATTTCTGGTAATATTTAAACTCctctttatataaatttattttaagaataggATGCATGCATTTTCATCAAGATTAAGACTGAAGCATGATAcctttacattttaatataaaatgtattacaaattaaattattgactaacttttttaataataaacgcAACCCACAAGGCTACCACTTTAATAAAGTCTGCAGGGGCTAGATATACACAACCTTAACCGTGATGTTTTTGTAATGTTTGAACCCCCAACCTTTACCTCACAAGGTAAAAACTTTAGCATTTCGCAAGACTCGTCCccaattttgataattttcttcttaaattaatgaactatacatatatacaaaatattaaactcaagaataaaataaattttaataataattagtatGAATCTCCAAAGTTGGGGTAGGGTGCACTAGATTAAGAACAATATTATTTTGGGTCGATTTGGTTGACATGATATTGTAGGATAATTACCCTATCTTTGTATGATAAATTGTTTAGTGCATCAACAAAATGATATTCTTACGCTATTACCTGTCCTATCATGTTAGTACTGCATATTGCTTATCCTAACCAACTTGTATTACCGCTAGCTCTCTTATCATGCTCGTCATATTGTCTTTGTCAACGTCACAACTTTCACCACTGTTGTCATTGTATCCCCTCCTACTACCATTGTTGCATCATCACCCCATATATATTATCTCGATCATCATTGTCATCTTCATCGTAGCAATCACCAATGCTGCTGTCGTTATAGCAATTACTACTTCAATCATTATTgtcaaaacttttatttatacttttatcatTGTTGTCGTCATCACACTATCATCATGACATCTCTACAGTAGAAACTATCACTAAATTCTCACCTCTACCATTAGCATCATCATTTTTATCATCGTCATTCTCATCACCACTAGCAAACATCATCGCTTCTATCATTGTTACCATAACTTCCATCGTCACTTCTACCATTGATGTTATTACAACCATCACAACTTTCACCATTTTTGCTACCCTCACCGCCATTCTCATTGTTAGAGGTCTCAAATCTTCTAGAAATATggttaaaataaagtatataaatggATGCAGATTTTACCTAATAAGTTCATTTTGTAATGTTCGGTTCgtattctaatataatattaaagtctATCATAATTAAGTTTGTTAGATCCATCAtatctttcactttcaaattgCTACTAGATCATTCACAAATATTTAACCTACGAAATGTTCAAACCTTTGCTTGAAGGTGGGGTTTTAAAAATCCCACATCATGTAAAAATATAGCTAAAGTACAAATCGTATATAACAAGtggttttgtaagattgaattgAGTTCAAATCCAAATTCTAAGAATAAACTATCATCATTGCCGCCATAACTACTTCTATCATAGGTCTTTCCATATCGTAGTAAGTGTATTGTCCGGTTAAACTAATTTTCCATTATCTTtcctcattaatatttttttccttcacaATTCTGAAAAGTAtacaataaaagatattttaggtCCTGATATCTAATGCGTAGCTTTGTAGCTTATGactgaaataaaaattcatGTCCTTAAATACATAGCACGTGGAAGTAATTATTCCATCTTTTCTAATAAGTTATTCCGTAACCAAAATGTCACTTCTCCACCGTTTCAAATATAGTGTCCTTGTTTGCCTACATTCAGAAAAgcctataaatatttttctccatcATAGGTGTCGAAGGTTCAGTATAAAAAAAGGATTTTCATTAAGTTTTTGTTGGTTCTTGGAATCTTCAACCTAGGTTTCTCAGGCTTTCTCTTAGGACTCTTAGTTTTGATCcaaaaatgcaaagaaacatGAGAACTCAAGTGTAGCTCCATATATAAGATCTACCTGAAGAATATTGGACGCTGTGGATTCTTTGCGCTGTAGCATGATATTAAAGTCTATCATAGTTAAGTTTGTTAGGTCCATCATATCATTCACTATGAAGTTACCACTAGATCCatgttatataatatttggaAAACATTATAAAGCAAATTCCAAGATATCTACCATGTACATGAGAGAAAATAACTCATACCAATCAGGTAGGCAGAAGAAAGTACGAAAGAATGTTCGAATTCCCCCAATGTCCAGCTGCACAATTAGAGCTAATCCAAAAAGAAAGAATGCCCTCTGCCGCTTCCTTTCTTGTGGCCAAAGTGTATTCCAagcttaaagaaaaagaaaattcaagatGCTTACTACAGGTAAAATGATTTGACATGACCATCAGGTATGAGTGTCAGCTAAAAAGTTTCGGCAATTTACATAACAATAACTGATTGAGGTATGGGTAGACATGGATGAGACTTATATAAATTCTATACACACGCAATAAAATAGATTGGATTCAGAACTACTtccatttaattatatgattttttgaaTTTAGCTCAAATTTGAATTTAGATTAGATAAAATTCATAtcgatttaatttaaattaatttagttgttATACCATTTTActaagtaattaaattatttttcaagattaaattgttaattttgaaaGAGATTTAAATTGAAGTAATTGGATGGgatttaaaatccaaaaatatagaTTTGGCTTTGAAAGGGATCCATTAAAATGAACTTAAAGTGAATTACAAAATTGGGTTTGAATATCTGGATTTTTTTAGTAACCCTTAGtttgaggaaagaaaaaaaataaacatagttTACGCAATGTTGAAAACTGAACAATTTAATATCTAAGGTTGTGATGATGAGTGTACTTGATTACCTTGCATAGACaaattctcctttcttctttcttgggTAATAGTGTCCTTGGCATGAacatctttcaaaatattagaaattacTGAAGCATATTTTGGAGCTTCTGACAAAGATCTCACAACGGAGTACCCTATTGGATAAAAACACATATTGAACGTCAATAGATTAAATAAGCGTAGCCATCAAATCAAAACGTGATGAAGTCGTGCCTGTGGCTGGATGCACCATGCTGGCAGCTGCACCAAATGCAAGGTTCTTTTGTTCTGTGTTTGGTAAGGATCCGCCAACAGGGATATAAGACCATTCCTACATTATACATGAAGGAACTTGTACACATCATATTATTCTTGGAACTCGAAAGCGAAAAACTGAGCTTAAAGATAACATGGCTATGAAGGGAAGAACAGGATTTCAACTCCAAAACTGCACTCAACGTGtgtgttaatattatatatgaatatatatatatatatatatatatatatatatatatatatatgttgatttTATTGCTAACATAGGggttaataataaattaaacttcttttggttttataCTTTACCCACCGTAgtaaatatcaatttttctaGAAATTGTTTTAAACTTCCAGAATTTAGGTTTTCTTAGCACtcggttttctttttcttggtaTAGATTTAGTTTGGTCTCCCAATacttatttgtatatttttttcatttctcttcttttatgaATGTTCATTTGATGGTAAATGATTTTTGAAGTTTTAGAATGCCAACCTAGTTGGAATGCTAAAACGTCATGGTGATACTTAacatgatttattaaaaaaattatatcaccataataacaattttattattgatttaacaCGGTGCGATCCCAGTTGAACCAGTAAACCTTGAACTAGTATGTTAATCAGGTCAATGACGACACGGTTTTAAAAACATTGTTATTTATAAAAGGTGTAAGCTAACAAACACAAATAGTGCACATGTACACAATAAACAATCAAACCTAGCATTTCCAAAATCCTACCTCTTCGTAAGTTTTAGTGATTCTGATCCCCATTGAATTTAATCTCGAAAAGAGCTTCTTCTTTAGTAAATCAAAAGGCATCGCATCTTTTGACGCTAAACAGGTTTCCTGCAGTCGTCATTTTTACATAAAGTGTTAACAGAACTGTAACACGTAATATAAAACACTAAACTGATAATCATGGAGCAAACCTCAAAAAACACTCTTGTACTGGACATGGGCATTGCATATAGAAATGTTGGATAATTTGCTTCTAGACCTTGAACATTTTGCTTCATGTAGTCTCTGTAATCCATGAAAACCATCACATTTGGATCATAAGGATTGTTTTCCACCTGATATTTCAACAAGAAAAATGTCATTATTACAAGCTATCACATCCTATGcatttaactttttcaataaaacttGTATTAATTAACTTAATGGCATTAAAAAAGTATGACAAGAAGAAGCACCAATTTTAGTCTGATTTAAACGGACTTATAAACCGTGTTATTAATGAAAATGTATTACCACCAAATAGTCAAAGAAATAAAGAATGTTAGAACTTCCCAGGTGGTCGCAGGATCTAATAATGTGGAggagatgaaaatgaagaaattaagGAAATGGGAAAAGATTCTCAACAATAAATGTTAATATGGCCTTCATCTAAACCAAACACTTATTAGTAAACTGAAGAACAGAAACAGAGAGCTAGCCTCCGACCTCAACTTCCACACCATAAGCTGTTTGAACAGAAACCTTTGGACCCCCGACCTCATATTGCAACAGTTTCCCCGAAGCAGCTCCTGATGCAACAGTAACAAGCCTATAATAACACGTCAGAAGTTACCATATATGATAGATAAATGGATAAAAGATATTCGAAGCATGTGAGTGATCATACCTGCTGCGCACTACAGTATCATATTCACAGACGACATGACTGTGACCATTGCTCGCCTCAATAATATTTTCTACTCTTGAGCTAAGATATGTGACACCTGACTCGACACACCTAGGGAAAATTAATATGAATCAATAATCtacaaaagtaaataatataattgttattaagaaattaaattacaatcAGTAGAAAAAACGGTGATATTAAATATATCACTAAAGTTGGACGATTGTACCTGCTTAACAATTCCTCATGTAGCAGATGCCGACTGACACGTCCATAGGAACGTCCAATGAAAACGGGATCCTCATTGTCGAGATAGACAACGGTGTCCTTCCAAACATGTTCAATGCAACCTTCAAGTCCGAGACCtgtgattaaaatgaattatttatcttttcataATATCAACTGCGCAAGTATGCGGTCTTTGGGGCACAACGTGTAAAACTCCAAATTGAAAACTTCTAAATATTATAGAGTTTATTGCTCACCAAATTTATAAGCATTTCGAAATTCCATTAAAATGAGTTAAGCTTTTTTAGAAGCTTTTTTCATTTAACTTCCCAAAAGTTAAGATGCATAactaaattttactttatattagCTCATAGAGAAATCGATGGattgaactttttcttttcatacacCTAAATGAAATTTGTTAGGCATATGTTACTTAAGTTGACAAAGTTACTATTAGAAGAATCTGCCCAAAAGATTTTGCACAATGGTATGATATTTGTAGATGGTACTGCTAACAAAGGTAAGGGAAAATGTTAATTCTAAACTTGAGATCTAAGAAAGATTTTATATAAGAATTTTCGCTTGAGTATATGAGCAGAATAGAGTatatgtattgtaattttagcaagacaaagaagaaaaatgctTTGAACGTAAAATACAAGATGCGATGCCACAAGTTATAAGCTTAATTATATAGGATCGATAGTATAAAGAAATTGGAAAATTAATAAAGTTGTCAGATCAAGATACAGGTCGAGTGGTTAAAGGAAGAAAGACATCAAGGTTTATTTATAACCACAAAGTACTGATTAAGCTCAAAAGGAAGTTTTATCGTACTACTATACAGCCACTTGAACTTTAAGGTACTGAATACTAAGATTTAAAAGGAAAACAGATGAAAAAAGTTTATAGTAGTAAAAAAGATGGGATATGTTACAAGGAATTTTAtggtaaataa
This DNA window, taken from Vigna radiata var. radiata cultivar VC1973A chromosome 5, Vradiata_ver6, whole genome shotgun sequence, encodes the following:
- the LOC106761979 gene encoding lycopene epsilon cyclase, chloroplastic, whose protein sequence is MECVAARNLAAMAFCVSPSSRLRLRKKMWRRRTASGGHGVRWRSRLLKVEAKAGSESCVATKEDFADEDDYVKAGGSELVFVQMQRNKAMEMQSKIVDKLPPIGDDILDLVVIGCGPAGLALAAESAKLGLKVGLIGPDLPFTNNYGVWEDEFRGLGLEGCIEHVWKDTVVYLDNEDPVFIGRSYGRVSRHLLHEELLSRCVESGVTYLSSRVENIIEASNGHSHVVCEYDTVVRSRLVTVASGAASGKLLQYEVGGPKVSVQTAYGVEVEVENNPYDPNVMVFMDYRDYMKQNVQGLEANYPTFLYAMPMSSTRVFFEETCLASKDAMPFDLLKKKLFSRLNSMGIRITKTYEEEWSYIPVGGSLPNTEQKNLAFGAAASMVHPATGYSVVRSLSEAPKYASVISNILKDVHAKDTITQERRKENLSMQAWNTLWPQERKRQRAFFLFGLALIVQLDIGGIRTFFRTFFCLPDWMWQGFLGSSLSSTDLLLFAFYMFIIAPNNLRMSLVRHLLSDPTGATMIKTYLAV